The Zea mays cultivar B73 chromosome 7, Zm-B73-REFERENCE-NAM-5.0, whole genome shotgun sequence DNA segment TTTGTACCACTGTTTGGCAGTATGGTTCACTAAACTTACCTGTTGTTATGCAGGAAGCGCCTCTACAGTTTGATTGATGATCTTCCCATGGCTTTTGAAATTGTTAGTGGGAAGAGTGAAACCAAGGCACCAGCACCACCAAGCAGTAGTAACCACAGCAATATCAAACCGAAGTCTAACAACAAAAAGGTGACATCTGTTTTGAAATATGCCTATACGGCTATACCATGAGTTTGACTAATCTTGAAATCCTTCATTTAAAAAATATCTCTTTGCTATAGTTAGTTATCCATAAAGCGGAGCAGTGTGACATTTATTTTTCATCCATTTCTTATTTATTTCTTGCTAGGGGTGGTAATAGATCACGATCTAGATGTTTCTTCATAATTCGTTTGAGACCTTAGttgattttagttcaaaaatgaatgaaAATAGATCACGATCTTAACCCGATCCTAtctttaaattttatagtgtaaaatttagagtctTACCACCACAATTTCTTGCATCTCCTCAATCCATTTGTCATATGTTTGGTCTTGCATATATATAAGCCTCTTGGGTAGTATTTGTTGTCGCTAACCTTAACCTTAGTTCCTCAGTGTGTAAAATTTATGTCATGGTTTCCAACACGTTAGTTGATAAAGCTGTGAAACTTCTTTTCTGATTTCTACAATCACCCTGTCAGCATTGCTTCCACCCAATCTGTGTTAGTTTGCTGTCTGTCGAAAGCTCATGACCTTGTAAGTTATTTATGGAAGCTCAATTTAGTTGTCGAATTTCTACACCTAGCGTTCTTTACCCAAACCTAAGGTCGAGGGGAGCATTCAGAACACTACCCATCCTCTGCATAAATGTATGTTTTACCCTCTTCCCCTCTGAAACGTGCAGAAACCACCGGAGCCTAAGGTGAAGCAGCCAAAGCCGCGTGCCCCTGCAGAGGAAGGCGAGGAGGAAGATGGCAGTGCAAGCGAGGGCGAGCACGGGGAGACGCTGTGCGGCGCGTGCAAGGAAAGCTACGGCCCCGACGAGTTTTGGATCTGCTGCGACCTCTGCGAGAAGTGGTTCCACGGCAAGTGCGTCAAGATCACGGCGGCCAAGGCCGAGCACATCAAGCAGTACAAGTGCCCGTCCTGCACCGGCGGCGGTGGCGTCAGCAACAGCGGCACCAAGCGAGCCCGCCCATCATAGCTGCGACTTTTAGTGATGTAAACTGCTTAGAAAAACTGTTGCGGACATAGCGCCCATCATAGCTGCGACTTTTTAAATGGTGGTGTAAACTTTTGTAGTGCGACTAGGCCGTTTGTCACCCTATCATACTTGGCTTCAAGTAGGTTTTCTGTTTTTCAGTTTTCATTATCATACTCGCTTGAAGTAGTGTGAATGAATGGCGTAAAATATCAGACATCCTCTATAACAAAATGACAAGTACAAAAACAATGATATATGATCGTCTAGCGGTAACATCAAAGAAGAAAAAGAGTGGCATGTCTAGGGGTACCAGTGCATTTTGGTGTTCTAGGTGTAAGAAGGGATAAAGGAAGCCCAAAATTGATATAAAaagaaaaggcaataagagctctTATAGATTAGATTAGGATCCCACTTTCTATCTAGAAAGTTTTACTAGTCCTTTATATTGCAATGTGTCAAGCGTCAAAGGATCGGACGAAGCAATATAATTTTGAACCAAATGGTTTTGATCGTTGGTTATCATTCATAGTAATAATATCTCGGAGTTTGCAACGAATATATCAAACTATATAACCATTAACTGAAATATGCCTGTGGTTACTACCCTAAGAACCATACCCATTTGACCAATTGAAAAAGGATACTGTCCAAATGTACGTCCgaatcttttttttttcttttccaggGGTACATGTACATATTTAAGTAATTAAGTAATTGTTTTTCTATTAGACCATAACGAAAACAAAGGCTTTGTTGTTTGCTTTGCTTCAAGTAGGTTTATGTTTTTTAGTTTTCACATTAGAGCAACGATTAAAGTTTAGTCTCTACCCTATTTGCTTTTAGAAAGTGTTCATTGCTCATTAAATGACTCTAACAAAACCACCTCTTAAGAGACTAGGACTGAAATATTTTAGTACATCCCTTTAGTTCCAATGTTTGACAATTTAGAGATTAAATATGACTAAAATGTAGAGACAAACAAGCCTTTTGCATTTGCATCACTGTATTCATCTTATGAAGCTcgtgtttggttcagcttctgggcggcttctggccgccagaagCGGAAGCGCCTCCCAAACGTGTGGCTTCTCGCGTGGCTTCTCCGGGCCACGCTTCGGAGAGACGCCACCCCGCATCGGGTACGCAGAAGCCGCCCGCACTTCGCTTCGTCCGAAAGTCACCTTCACTTCGCTAGGGTTTCGTACCTCCCCCCAACTCTCATTCGCCCACCCACCACGGCGTCGTAGCTCCCTCTCCCGCAGCCATCGGTGAAGGTTCCTCTCCTCCCCACCCCATCGCGGGTGCGCGCATCTCGTCTTCGCAGGTACGGATGTTCCATCTCCTCCATCCCGACCTTTGTTCTCCTCTACCGTCGCGCCCGTTTGGATCCGGCCATTGCACTCTTAGGGTTTCGTACCTCTCCCAATCTCCTCCGCCGCCCCGCTCGTTTTGATCCGTCGTTGTTAGGCTTCCGAACCTCCCCCTAACTATCCTCCGTCGCCGCGACGGTAAAGATCCATCGTATTGTGTTGTTAGGGTTCCATACATCCCCCATCTACTGATTAGTGATTAGGATTCATCCAACGTCATGCTTGCTGGGTTTATCCCCCCTGTATTCAATATGAATCAGATCGGGTTTAGGGTTTGTACTAACGATTTACGTTTGAAATGTGCCCTTCAGATATCCGCGACAAATCAAGTTCTTCATCTTCGATACAAAGGTTCACTGCAACAAAGGTGATGTTAATCTGAACTTGGTGGATATTTTAATGTGTTCGCAGGTGCGGTTTTAGGGTTATTCAACTGTTTAAGGTTATAGGGTTATTTAACTGCTTATTAAGTTCATGGTTTACGGTTTCTTTACGAGTTGAACCCAAGTTCTATTTGTTACCAGCTGAGCCAATTCATGTCAATACCTGGATGTTAGTAGATTGTCCCCATGTCATACTAACGACCtaaatccacatcagatggattcagcaaactccatagccgacaaggcaattggaaggatgcaagaGATTGCGGACAATATATTTTCCGTAGTGAGGGAAACAATCCGTCCTGGACGAGGCTTGACCTCATTTGACGCTACCAAACTTCGTGTAGCATTAGAGGACATTGCTTGCATGATGGAGCAGGACTCTCTGGTGTTGCAAGAGTATTTGAACAAGGTCAACAACATTAACGACCATGTTGACGCCGACTACGAACCCTCAGACTTGTCCTCACCAACCCCTGCTGAAGAAGACCTCGGTGAAGACTAGGACTTTGCTGAGCACTTTGAAAACTTTTGGGGTGTTGAATATGAATCAGATAAGATGCCTTCCTTTAGTGACAATGAGGTTTAAGTCAATACATGGTTAACCTGTTGGTAAGGGTTTAGGGCTATGTAAATAGGAGCAGACTTTTGGTTAGTGCGCAGGTGTCATCTGTTCCATGTGTTTTGTGTCCATGATCGGATGGATTCATGTCACGTATGGTAGTGTATGTAATAAGTCGAACCTCAATCTTAGCAGTTCTGCTACAACCCTATGTTATTATGGTTCCTTCAGCGTGTTAATTTGCCTCTCATTTCGAGTACACATCCTTGTTCTTTAACTGTATACTTGTTTTGCATTAGATGGAGAAGTCTGGCAAAGCGATTGCAAAGTGGGACACAAGAGCATCTAAGATTTACATAGAAATTTGTGTAGAAGAGGCGAATGCACGCAACAGGTCACAACACTTTCTAAATACAAAAGGGTAGGCTAACCTCATTAGGAAGTTTAAGGAACGCACTGGCCGCACGTACACCAGggatcaaatgaagaataggtgGGACTCTTTAAAGAGAATGTACATGCAATGGAAAACACTTAATGAAAGGGCTACAAgtcttggtcgagaccctcatacTGGATCTATCAGTCACCAGATGAGTGATGGGCTAAGCAAAATGAAGTAAGTAGTCTTTATTTTTTGTAGATTAGGAATACTGATTGGCATCTGAAAGTAGGAAATTCTATTTTACTGCAGGCAATGTCAGGGTGTATTATGTTCAAAACTGTCCCGCTTGAGAATGAGGACGACCTTAAGATAATGTTTGGACCCATTGTGTGTACCAATGAGACAACCCTTGTTCCTGGAGTTCAGGATGCAAATTCATCGTCTGATGGTCACGAAGAAGACATTTTAGCTGCCGGTGAAAACAACACACCTGACCCCAGCTCTACAGTCAAGGGAAAGCGTAAGGTGTTGCATGACTCTCCTAAACCTAAGAAGAAAAATGATCTGAGGGATGAATACATGAAATGGATTGTCGATGCTTTCGAGTCCAGGACCTTGAGCTCTTACAAGTCCATAACCTCCTTTGACAACGACCCCGTGCGTAAAGAGGTTGCTGCTCAATTAGAACAAGTGATCGAAGATGGTGTAGCAGAAGGAAGCGACTTACATTTCTTTGCCACTCATCTATTAATGGAAAAACATTATAGAGATGTGTTTGCTACCCTAAAGACCAAAGAAGGAAGGAACGCTTGGTTGCGCCTTGCTTACGAGAAGACTGAGAAGTCAAATTAGGTATTGGTCGTCCTATTATGCTTCAAACTGTCAGGCGTATGAGTATTTTTTCGTCGTCCAGTGCTGTTACAAACAATCAGTCGTTTGAGTTTTTTTCGTCGTCCAGTTCCGTTACAAATAATCAGTCGTTTGATTCTTTTTTTCGTCGGACAAGTATTTGAATTATTCGAGTTCAAGTAGTATTTGCAATAGTAACAGTTGTATGTCTGAGAACTATGTAATTGTGTCAACCATGTTGGACTTATGATAAATGTACAACCGTCAGTTTGTTGGTATGTTAAACTGCTGATTGAAGAAAACCGGTTATTGTTTGTATCTTTGCAGATGTTTCAGCCTGATACCGATCATTCAGATGATGAGAGGGATGAGGAATTAATAGTTGTAGTAGTGGCTTTGGATATATGGGGAGCTCATCAAGTGGGGTTTCCAAAAGAAGCATGGTGGAAACAGGTATCCAATGGGTTGAGCAAACATTGGAGAATAGTGATGATTGCTATGACATGTTTTACATGCGTCGCACTGTGTTTCATCGTTTGCATGATACGTTAGTGCATAATTATGGTCTCGTACCAAGTCGTGGAGTAAGTACAAAGGAAGCGATTGCCATTTTCTTGTGGGGATACGGGGGTCCACAATCTTTTAGACAGATAATGAACAAGTTTGGTCACTTATTCGAAACAATAAGCCGCAAATTTAGTGAAGTCCTTTAGAGTAGATTCTGTTCACACTTCAAGGATTGCACATGTGCCATAGATGGAACTCACTTTCCCATGTCTGTCCCAGCAACGGAGCAACTAAAGTATATTGGTCGTCATGGTTACACATCGCAGAATATCATGTTGTTTGTGACTTCTATATGAGGTACACATTTGTCGTCACAGGTGGGACTGGTTCAATGCATGATACTAGAGTCTTACATGATACTTTGATCACGTATGGGGATAGGTTCTCGTATCCACCTGAAGGTATAACTATATTTTAGTTTTGTCCCATACGTTATTAATGTGTTTCATATGTACTGAAGTACAGATTTTTGTTTGTTGCAGGTAAATACTACCTTGTAGATTTTGGTTATCCGAACAGGAAGGAATACCTTGCACCGTATAAGGGTCAGAAGTACCGTATTTCAGAATGGCAAAATGCGAGATAACCAGTTGGTAGCAAAGAAGTTTTCAACTTTGCACACTCTTTCCTGTGTAATGTTATAGAGTGATAGTTTGGGGTCCTCTAAATGAATTGGAGAATCCTTCTCAATCTACCTTCATTTTCGCTTAGGAAACAATGGAAGATAATTATTGTTTGCATGACACTGCATAACTTCATTCGAGACAGTGCTATATACGATCGAGACTTTGATCAATATGTACTTACTAGCCTTGTTAATGATGTACACGTAGGTGAAAGTAGTAGCACTTCTAATGAATTAGACATGAGTGCATTTCGAAATGCAATTGCTAATACGTTAGTGTCGTAGGTTAAGTGAATGTATCGAATGTATCGATAGTTATGTTGTAAAGTCTCCTTTTATTGTAAGGCACTAGCTGGTTCGGTGTATTTATCTGTTTCTATTTTTCAATCAGAATCTACAATCTAAGAATCTGCGTATCCAAACATACAGATTTAACCACCAGCTGGCCCAAAGTTCTATAAAAATGATGAGTTTACAAAAGCAGCGTACATTTGCAACGTAAATTGTTTTACACAAAACGGCTGCAACGATGGTATAGAGAGGCGCGCTCCAGCAGCGTTTGCTTTTTCAGATGAAGCTCCAGTTACGATAGACAACAGGTAAGAACTCGACAATTTCTGCTCCAGGGGAAGTATAGTTACCAGTCCAATCCCCAGCCACAGATTTTTTTATGAAAACATATCAGGGGAAAGCTCATGCACAGTGAGAGTTATTTAAAAGTCATCATGACTGTTTACAGAGATTGCATTACACTAATACATTCCTTTCCTATTTTTTTGTTTGGGAGCAATGATAGCAGAGGAGATTGAAGGGCCTAAAACCCCGGGTATCCTTGCTCCCAAAGGAGCCCTTATGGAGCACCTAAAGAGGTAATGTAGTGATGGAATTACCAGTCCCAAACAAACACAGTAGCAACTCGCCTAGGCTGTTTGCAATCCTTACAAAAAACACAAACGCAAACAACCAACAAAGTTCTTCCCCAAAATCAAATACACAGAATTCACCAAAGTCATATAGAGGGGACAGCTTAATGCATTCGGTGACAACACTAAGCGCGGAGAAGGCCATCCTCCCTGAAATCGATTTTGCAGGACCGCTCGGTAACATTGCACAATTAGCATGCTGCCGATACAAAAATCCTGCACCAACAAATGCTTTAACAGTACAATTCCAATCAATCATGGAAGCACATGAAACATCACTCCATCACGAAAACAAGAATATAGGCCTAAACCTAAAGCATTCCTCAAGGCAAACAAAAGTTTTAACCAAGGAGTTGTTTGTAGGGATacaatatgagaaaaatgattgtTGAGAAAACCACAGTAAAATATCTGGCCTAACTCAACTGCCCATTTTTCTTAAACTGATATAGCAGGAATGTTCAGGTGGCAAGTAACACAATCTGTGTATGCCTGTCTAGACAAGTCCTGCACATGGAATTCAAACTATGGCACATGCAATAGACCAATTTACATACTCCTTGATTCATACAGTACAAAGCAGTTAAAGCATGTAAATACTAAGCCCGCAATTCAAAAACTGGTAAAGAATATATGTATTATGTAACATGAGAGGAAAATGATTGTTGGAGAAAACAGGATACAAGTCTAGCCCAACTGCCCACTTTCCTTCAATCTATATAGCAGGAAACACTTTCAGCGCAAAATGCatagaagttagcataaagctgaTACACACTATCCTTCTTAGCAACTAGTTGTGCAGAAGTGAAGAAAACTTGTGACAGTCCAGTTCAGAAGAACATGAATGTAGAGTACATGTCCTGACATCTATAAATTTACAGCAGACAAATAGAAGCATACTGCCAAATTCTATGGAAATGATATATTACAAAAAAAAACTAACCAACAAAGCAGATGACGATAGCATATAAAAAACAAAATATGTTTCTGAGTACATGAGAGGAAAATGATTGTTGGAGAAAGCAGATATGCTTAACCCAACTGCCCATTTTCCTCAGATTGATATAGCAGGAAACACTTTCAGCAAAAGACGCATCAAAATTGCGTGAAGCTGATACACACTATCCTGCAGGACCATAGTAGGCAAACAATTAACAACTCATGAATTTTTGCCAAAGGAAACATCAGTCTAAATAACACACTAGCAGAAAGTATAAACTGTAACTACAAGGCAAGTCAAGTGAATAACAGGATAATACAGAGCAGCAAGATAAAAACAAACAAAACTAAAGTGAGAAGCAGAAATAATACATTGATTACCACTGCTTGCAACTGTAGAAAGTAAAGCTCTTTTTACTTTCGACATGTTAATAATGAACATTACACAAAAAAAGGAGGACCACAACCACAGGCGTAGGCCTCACTGGAACTACTTTTTTACTTCAGGCAACTTGGATTTCAGCTGCAAGAGGCCTCAAGAATTCATCCTCTTCCTTAGGCACGTGAATTGTAACCAAATCAGGTAAAGGCATGGTTGGCCCTTGCTTGCCCTTTGGATCCCAGTCCAGCATAATCTTAACCTTGATACCAAGCACACCCTGAAGCCAAGTCAACTAGAGTATTACTAACAGCTATTTTGTTATATGTTTGCATAATAAGATAACATCTGATACCAAGCACCAAACCTGTCTCAATAGAACATGTCTCACAGCTGAATCAATGTATAGGTTGACAGGATGACCAGAAGAAATCATGTACCCATCCTTGAACTTCATAGACTTAGCACGCTGAGCCCTGAGCTTACCACTTACAATAACCTAAGAAAACAAAAGGGCTTATAAATATAGAGATTCCATATCACGAACGAGCTCTAATTAAATTTGCATTGGTTTACAATTGGGAAGGGGGCTCACACCTCACAGCCCTTAGCACCACTCTCCATGACAAACCTGAGAACACCATAACATGCCCTGAAAATCGAACAAAACAGTTTAGTAAATAAAAGACTACATAGCAGAGGAAAAACAAGGTGAACAAATGGAGCATACTGACAAGGATATCCTAACAATTGAAGCTTCGCCTAACAATAATAAAACAATCTCAAAacataaagaaaagaaaaaaacaaataATGTGGCAAACCAGAAATATATCAGAAACTATCACCAAAGCTTCTCACAGATACAATTCCAGTTGGCACGGGTGATGTAGTCATCTTCCGACACAAAGTTGGTACAGGGTAACCTATTTGCTTTATAGATGACATGACACAGAACACAACTAAAACAACTAATCTCCAAAACTGAGCTAGTTCATAAGTACATATCCCTCCAACACTTCAGCAATAGAAGAGTAATAAATCCTCCCACTAGTTATAAACTGCTATGGAGGAGCTGGTCAATTTCGTCACTTTCCAACACAGGTCTGGCACAGGAAAGGGCCGAGCCTGCTGTGATAGTGACTACAAGTCTACAACAACTAAGAAATGCACATCATATTAACATAGCAGTGTTGTGCAATGTAGGGAATAAGTGCGTAACCTTCTCACGGCTAGTCCACCAAGAAGCTTGTAGCGTAGCGACTCGGCCTGGGCAATGGCGCAGAGGCCACGGTTGTTCACCTTCTCTGCGTAGAGCTCAACACCACCCTCCGGGAAGTTGAAGCGCTTCTGAACCACAGAAGTCAGCTCCCTGATCCTCCGGCCCTTCTCGCCTAAGCGAGATCGAGAGAAAAAAACAGTTCAGTAACCGAAGTATTCACAGCTGTGATCGGGACGGGGCTTGTAGAAGCGCACATACCGAGAACGTTCTGAGTGCGGGTGGCACGGATGATGATCTCGGTGCGCATGGGGGTGACGCGGACCTCGACGCCGGAGTAGCCATCCTCCGCGAGCTCGCGGGTCAGCATCTCATTCAGCTCCGCGAAGAACACGCCATCCGCCACGAACTGCGACCAAGCGGGTGAGCAAGCGACGCATGATGAGACATACAGAACCCATGCGCCACGCAAAAGACGGAGACGGGTACGAGCCATACCTTCCGCTTCTTGCTGATTGCGTGAGTCGACGCCATTGGAGAATGAACGGTGGAGAGGCCGGCGgtacggcgcggcggcggcggcacgggAGGAGTGCAAATATATAGAGGGTGACATGGATTGGTAGAATGATTGGTTAGGGTTTGTGCGGTGACTAATGGCTAAGTGGGCTTGCGCGGACTTGGACGCACTTCGGCCCTCTTGGACAAAAGAATCACTCATAAGCCCACCAAAGCTTTTTTCTAAAATAGCCCACCAAAGCTTTGAAGCTGAAGATGTGATCGTGTTATGCGCTGGGCGCTCGGTATGCGGAAAGGCAAGGGTGAATGTGAGGAAGCGACGATGTCTCGTATCATATATTCTTATCTCAAATTTCAATCTGAAGTGTCATTTACAGTTTCTGGCGACGGCTTTTGTGAGTTTCGTCACTTCTGGTGCCTGCTTCTGTTTCACCAACCGAGGTGGCTGACTACGTTGATCGAATAATCGTTGGAGTATATTTAAGCTTATAAAAGGGAAGGCGCCGGTTTGTGCAAGACGTCTTTGCATTCTGCACACGGTTGTTGGGGGGCCATTGCCGTCCATTGACCAGCCAGCAGGCTCCTCCTATGAACTCCCTGTGTCACTGTAACCACAGTACATAGCTCCGAGCTATGAGACCAACTAGGCGACGAGCTATCAGACTGTGTTCAATGGTTCCATCTATATTTCACCCCCTATATCCCACTATCCCGCCACGTCAGCAACCGGTCTCCTCCTATGTTTTCACTCTCTGCAGCGGTTCCTCCTAAATTCTCTCCCTATATCCAACTACctccataaaatatcatttttcaTACCTATTTATCATCCATTACCAATTTTTCATCCACTACCAAACACCACCGTGCACGCACATCAAGGGAAGAGGGCCGGCTGCACCACCCCTTGATCTGGCGGTGTCCTCTGTCATCCGCTTGCAGTGTAGCGGACTTAGCGTGAACCGATGAACGTTCCGGCGGTAAACTGTAGCCGCCACAGATACCGGAGCGTGCGCCGTTGAAGCCAGTGTGGGAGTACATCTGCCGCCACCGCCCCGTGCCAGTCCAGCTCACtatgttttattttattttatatatagAGCAGAGAACAACAACTCGCATCCCTGCATCTTTAACCCTCCCAGCTTCGTCAGTTACTCAGGTCTCAGGTCACTGTCTTTCTCACTGAAACCACCAAGCCCTCTACATCTTTAACCCTCCCCGTCGTCACGCTGACCTAACCATGATTTGCCTCAAAGCCATCTCATCCCCTCTCCACCTCCCGACCTTCCGCCGCCTCACCCCCACCTCCTCcctccgcgccgccgccgccatgtCCTCCTCCTCGTCCGCGGTCGCCGCCCCGATCGAGCACTTCGTGCTCTTCAAGGCCCGCCCGGAGGCGGTGGCCTCGGGCGCCGCGGCGGCGATGGTCTCCTCGCTGCAGGCGCTGGCCACGCTCGTCCCGGGCCTGGCCTACATCCACGCAGGACCGGTGCTCCGCCTCCGATCCCCGGCCGCGGAGGCGCTGGGCCCCAcgcacctcctccacacccgctACGCCACCAAGGAGGACCTGGCGTCCTACGCGGCGCACCCGGCGCACGTGGCCGCCGTGCAGGGGCACGTCCTCCCCAACGCGCTCGACATCACCGCCGTCGACTGGGTCAACGCCGCGCCGCTCCCGTCCCCCGTGGCCCCCGGCAGCGCCGTGCGCCTCACGCTGGCGAAGGTGAAGGAAGGGGTGGAGGTCGCGCAGCTcgtggagaaggtggccgcggcgACCCAGGCCGCCGGGGACGCCAAGGTGAGCTTCGGGGAGAACTTTTCCCCGGCGCGGGCCAAGGGGTACCAGTTCGGGATGGTGGCGGTGTTCGACAGCGTGGAGGAGCTGGACGCCGTGGAAGGGGACGGCAAGGTGGAGGAGGCCAAGGCCTTGGTCAGGCCGCTGCTGGACGAGGTGATGGTCCTGGACTTCGTCGTCGGAGATGCTCCAACGCCCGCGAGCCTCTGATTACAGGCTGCAGGGTCTCACTTTCGGGATTCTGAGTGTGTTGTTGATGTCGGAATAATGGATAGATGGACTCCCTGGTCCTGGTCCTGCAGCTTTTCAACTTGTGATTTGTGAAATTGGGAATGAcagtgcaatgaataagaattgcTTCCCTCGATTAAGGATCTGTTCGGCACATCTCCGTCTCTTTAATCTTAGGTTAGCCTAGTCAAGACGCATGGCACATTCGTCAATCTTTCACTTGACTAGCACAAGTGCACTCATCCAACTATAAACGATGTTCTGCCATGCCATTTCATTTGATTGTATTTGTATATATGGTTACGTGAAAATTAAACAACCATTGTAAACCTCGAAGCATTCGCAATCGCCATGGGTAATGGGATGATCGTACTGCAGTTCGCTGAATTCTTTCGCAGAAACCCAGAACATCATACACTGACTGATACAGTGACCCTGCTGAAAATTCATAGCTGCACCTGCACCCATAAATTGTAGTACAACTGTACAAGTATACACTCAGCTGATAGCATAATAAGTAATGTTAACCAGGTCATCTCGTTCCCAAATAAAGATGTCTAACCAAGCCATGTCATATGAGTGtctgctatatatatatatggtgctGGACTTGATCATCTGGCCACCTGCCCGAGAGGTTCCAGCAGTGCCCGAGCCTCTAGGAGGTTCCTGGTTCAGTCTCGGTTCTAGGCATGTCGTTGATCTTTAGAATATTGGGTTCCTTGTAGTTGTCATTTTTTGTGATACTGGAGATGACAGGATGATGGACAAT contains these protein-coding regions:
- the LOC100276755 gene encoding Stress-response A/B barrel domain-containing protein UP3-like gives rise to the protein MICLKAISSPLHLPTFRRLTPTSSLRAAAAMSSSSSAVAAPIEHFVLFKARPEAVASGAAAAMVSSLQALATLVPGLAYIHAGPVLRLRSPAAEALGPTHLLHTRYATKEDLASYAAHPAHVAAVQGHVLPNALDITAVDWVNAAPLPSPVAPGSAVRLTLAKVKEGVEVAQLVEKVAAATQAAGDAKVSFGENFSPARAKGYQFGMVAVFDSVEELDAVEGDGKVEEAKALVRPLLDEVMVLDFVVGDAPTPASL
- the LOC100382843 gene encoding putative RING zinc finger and PHD zinc finger domain family protein encodes the protein MDSGYNPRTVEEVFRDFKGRRAGIIRALTTDAEDFFKQCDPEKENLCLYGFPNESWEVNLPAEEVPPDLPEPALGINFARDGMQEKEWLSMVAAHSDAWLLSVAFYFGARFGFNKNDRKRLYSLIDDLPMAFEIVSGKSETKAPAPPSSSNHSNIKPKSNNKKKPPEPKVKQPKPRAPAEEGEEEDGSASEGEHGETLCGACKESYGPDEFWICCDLCEKWFHGKCVKITAAKAEHIKQYKCPSCTGGGGVSNSGTKRARPS
- the LOC100194112 gene encoding 40S ribosomal protein S3-1, which translates into the protein MASTHAISKKRKFVADGVFFAELNEMLTRELAEDGYSGVEVRVTPMRTEIIIRATRTQNVLGEKGRRIRELTSVVQKRFNFPEGGVELYAEKVNNRGLCAIAQAESLRYKLLGGLAVRRACYGVLRFVMESGAKGCEVIVSGKLRAQRAKSMKFKDGYMISSGHPVNLYIDSAVRHVLLRQGVLGIKVKIMLDWDPKGKQGPTMPLPDLVTIHVPKEEDEFLRPLAAEIQVA
- the LOC100382843 gene encoding putative RING zinc finger and PHD zinc finger domain family protein isoform X1; amino-acid sequence: MCDYCTAGRTLLSMLFVGRAYLSIFGGRTMGDDDDDLDMVFTVSLEEKENLCLYGFPNESWEVNLPAEEVPPDLPEPALGINFARDGMQEKEWLSMVAAHSDAWLLSVAFYFGARFGFNKNDRKRLYSLIDDLPMAFEIVSGKSETKAPAPPSSSNHSNIKPKSNNKKKPPEPKVKQPKPRAPAEEGEEEDGSASEGEHGETLCGACKESYGPDEFWICCDLCEKWFHGKCVKITAAKAEHIKQYKCPSCTGGGGVSNSGTKRARPS